The genomic segment ACAGGGCTAATCCCAAATCCAGAGATGGAACACAGcccaaatgaggaaaaaagagagagaggcatgtGTAGAGAAAAAGAGCCACCTGGGACCAGTTTCTTTCCTCTGTGACTCAATCAGCACAATCTCTAGGACTCCCCAGATAATTACAGAGCTTCGATCCAACAAACACGATCAAATCCGGCATGCAGAGGTTTCCTATTGAGTGCCCAACAAGGCTTGTCCTTCAGAGAGGTCCTGAAAGTTTGTGGTCAACAAATCCACTGTCATTCGCTCCGGACAGTtagaaatatgggggggggggggcgatgcgAATCTGCGCTGGAATCTGtgacaacacacacatacacaagcacaTCTCAAGAGAAGCTGCCCCGGAGGAGTTCAGGACACTTCTCCACTACTTGAACACTCCTGGTCCTGCTACTCCGGATTTGATTTCCTCCCGTAAAGCCACCAGACCAAAACGTGCAGCCAACCTAGCGCGGCGCCACACGGATGCCACAGCTCGGCTTCCCCTTGTTCCGGGGAGCCACTTGCGATCTCGGATGATGTAGCGACCCAGGCGAGAACATCCCCCACGCCACGTCTCCAGCTCTCCCACTCAGCGCCCTCCCCGCCCCACCAGCCCACGCGATCTCCTGCCGTCTTGAGCCCTGGGCTCCTCGCTGGCACCGCCAGCCGCTCTTCGCTGCCAAGCCGCATTCcggccccccctccccgggcaGGAGCGCCGGGCCCGCGGGAGCAGGAGCCTATCGCATATTCATGAGGCAAAGGGGGGAAAGCTCGCTCTGCCCTCGCCCCAAAGGACGGGGCGAGGAGTGCCGCTCGCGTCTCTCCGACACCGAAGACCGCAGACCGGGAAAAGCTCAAGTCCACACAATCCCAGCGTCACCGACGCAGCCACACAGAGACCGACCGGACATCCGagtgggaaacacacacacacacaagcacacgtTTTGGTCCGGAAGTTTAAAAGCCAACAGCAGACCCATACACACGTCCAGCAGGGCTCCTACCTTACAATCCTCCGGTCCGGACTTCACCGAGTACTCCTCCGCTTGCAGGTATTTCTGGAGCACGAGCTCGAACTCTCGGTAGCGGTCCCGGGCTTTCTGGTCGTAGGTCTGGTAAGCCAGGACGCAGCGGCGGCAGGTGCGGAGCCAATCCTCTGCCCTGCGGCGCCGATCCCCATCCCCAGCGCCTCTGCCGTCGTCGTCGCCGCCGCCTCCCTCGCCTGGGTCCAGAGAGCAGTTCAGAGTGTCCGGGCGGGAAAACCCAGCGAAAAGCTCGCGCAACGTGTAGGAATTACAAAAAGGAAGGTAGAGGTCCGCCTGGGCCGCCGAAgagctgccgccgctgccgccgggcTGCAGGCGGTGACAGGCAGCCTCCGCGtcgcccagcaggctgaagcaCTGGCcggtggccgccgccgccgccgcagggctgctgcggctgctgctgctgctgctactggggctgggggccgccgccgccgccccctcgtCGTCCTCCATGCCGGGCTCCGCGTGCTCCTGTTCCCGGTGGGGCCCAGCGGAGACCTGCGTGGCCTCAACGCAGAGCCACAGGTGGTCGGAGAGCAGCACGGTGAAGAAGAGCAACGAGGCCAGCGACAGGCGCCATTTCTGTGCCCGCTCCGAGTCAGCGAAGGGCTTGTCGGGCTCCCGCGGGCCGAAGCACACGCCCGAGCCGGCTCCTCCCGTGGGGCGGCTGCTCATATTTCGGGAGCGCGCAGCCCCGGCCGGCTCCACGGCGAAGGGAGCTCCGCAGCCGGCCTCGACGGCCCCACGGGCATGGACACTGGGCGGCGGGGCGCCAGGCTCCCCCACCGCGAAGGGCGACGACGGggctggtggcggcggcggcgacgggactaacaggggtggtggtggtggtggtggtggcggcggcggcgctcctGCGCGGTTGGGCTGGGCTGGGCCGGGCCGGTAGCcgtcccctgcctgcctgcctccctctcttttcctgtcACCCGGGCATGGTCAGAGCGCGGGCCCCCATTTTGGCGCCCACCAGGCTGGCCCCCCGCTTCCCGCCCTTCGCCTCATGCCGCGCTCGAccaccccctcccacccccaccccggcaccCTGCACAGCCAGTCGGGGGACCCCCGCTCGCcgtgccgccgccccccccacctcccgccTCTGCTAGCCCGAGACTAGCCCCTGACGTCTGACTGGCTGCTGCTCGTCAGGTTGCCGGCGCCGCTGAAGAGATGCGGGAGTGCCGCGCAGGAGGAGGCGGCCGCCGCCGCTTTGGTGGGGCTTGCTTTTGCGGTCGTTGCCTTCGCTGCTGTGGCTCTCGCTGCGGCTGGGTTTGCTCTGGCtgtggctgctgctgccgccgccgccgccgctgttaCTGCTGCTACTCgcactgctggtggtggtgccactgcgctgctgctgctgctgctgcagcttctgGTGAGGCTCCCGCCGGGTCCGAGCTCTCCCCCCGGCTCGTGGCGCGGATTTGGCTGCCTCCTGCCGCCCGGGGGCCACCCTCATCTTGGGGCCCTGCGCTAAGTTGCCGCCATCTTCGTCCGGGAGaagcacttttttggggggagcgcACGGCCCTTTGCGTCATCTCCTCCTGCGCCGCCAGCCTGGCGCattggcagcggcggcggcggcgtacTCTGCCTTCCCTTTCGACTGGGgcgggaggagaggggaggggaggggagggggaggacgaggggaaaggaggggagaggtGTGGGGAATCAGCGGCTGGCGCGCTCTGCCTCGTCCTCGCGCTCCCTGATTtcgggagccccccccccaacctcccgaCCCGCCGATCGCCCACCTGCCGGCACGCCCGCCGGGGAAAGCGCCTCCTCCGCAGCGCAAGGAAGGTGAATGGATCGGGGGAAGCCGCAGGGGGTGAGTGCTTTCGGCGGACGTGTCaacaggggaaagggggggggttgagagagagagagagagagagagagaaagatttcaTGCGCCTACTCCCGACTGGGCACTCGGCTCCTCGTCGCGCTCCTCTCTCCCTCGGCTCCGTCCCTGTCCATAACCTGGAGCGCCTGGTGCTGCCATCTCTCCGAGGCACAGGCGGCAACCTCGCCACCTGCAACTCAAGCACAGCCGAGTCTGGTACTCTACGCGATGCCGAGCCCAGGCAAGGACTTCGGAGCCATACGTAGCCGCGCGTCGTTTCCCTTGGATGCTGTtgctttcatatatatatactgtataatcttATAAGCAAACCTAAGAGCTGGCGGTGTCGGACGGAGCACCGACTCGGGGAAGAGGGGGGCAGCGATAACCCCTTTTGAATCGACCCCTTCCCgccttattttgtttttcttcctgctgagaaaaaaaaccctcagggaCCAATCTACCAGATACCAGGAATTTGCTACCTACTCAGCTTGGGTGGGTCACTTTTCAGGACCCTTCAGGGGCTGCAAAGATAGCTAGAAACTACCTAGATAGctaaaatgcccccccaaaaaagcaaaacagcaattGTTAAAGATCCCTGCTTTGAAAAGAGGGACTAGGAAGCAGTCAGGCCACAAAACCAGCCTTATGGGGGATGCGTGTGGCCCTAAGTTAAAGAAAGTTATTTTCTTCAGCTTGGGAGGAAATTAGCTTGTATATAGCAGTCCACAAGAATGCCACAGAGATTGCAGATCTTCCTTGTGAGCTGTCTCTGGTGCCCTGTTCCTTCTGAGGTCAACAGCAGTCCCAATActtaattttcaaaatatttttaatattttcctaaTGCTTTTCAAGACTAATATCCAAAGGTGGGAGAGGAAAAGGGCGGGAGGAGAGGTGGATCTGAAGTGGAACCAACAAGTCAGCCGGACCATTCTAACAATAGAAACCATCATTTTGAGGGAAGAGTTGTATATGTCATGTGGCCAGGGTTGGAGTACACACAGAATTGTTTCATGCCTAAACTCAAGTCTTGTGCCTAAAGAATCGTTCTGCACAATTTAGATGCTTATTATAAAGTAATGCCTTGGCCATAAGAAGAAAGCGCTAGACCATCTGAGATAAAAGGGTCCAAGAGGATAGGTATTTGGTAATTTATTGTAACGCATCCCTTATTCAAGTAGTGCATTTGGGACTTGTATTGGTCTAGTTTTTAATATATGCAATTTCTTCTATGAACTGTTCTTTCTTCATGGCCCTTAGGTGGAAAGGCACTAGACATGGTGCCTGTATACCATTTCCAAACATCTGGCTGCACATATATATCTAATAGCATATAGAGTCTCCATGCAAAGTTATGTTTCTGGAAAGACGGGGAACGATTATCCTTCTTTCcaaccgggtaggtggggctcggcacccttggaaggcagcccatctaggagaaggaaaactctgatttcaaacctccactgccttgtggctgtatccactgatggaaaagcctTCAGGAGTTAACCGCGAAGCAAAAttcagagccggagtcccggaggcagtttgtgttgttctgccaactcctgcgacgtcactggaaccagttgtattggctcttgcctttccattggactatttcagcgatgtggagaggggggatttgctgcttgagtaacagcctatcctccatatgattttacccaggcttcatgctcatGAGAGGACAGTCCagctcagagcatgttaccatagtctctcaagactgaaggatgcctaagatgcAGAAGCAACAATTCCTGCATGATAGAAAAGGTATACATAGTGTAAATCTGGCAACATTCAGGTAACTTTGTTTGGCAGTGAACAGTAACTTGTATCGGAATCTGAAAAGCAGGTGTCAGTGCCCTCTGGAGTTAAGGGAGCACAGGACTGCAGCCTAAATCATTCTAGTGCCACAAAACTAAACAGAGATGTTACATAAAGTAGTAGTGTTGTCATATCTATTTTGAATTGTCTGATTATATTCATTTCACAAAAGGGATATTGTATTGATATCTAGGATCATGATGTATAAAATGTGAATCATGGGTGAAATCCAGTTGTTAGAAGagaccctttgaatcagtggcaaGAAAGTCTCATTGGATTCAGTGGATGTATTTTAACAGGTGCATTTAGCCTTTTCATGCCGAAAAGACAGACAGAACTTGTCCCATGTCTCTATTGGATATATAAtacatctactcagaagtaattttaaattcatttttctgACCTTTTCAGATCAAACTGggagaaaaagattttttttttatttgaaagattTTTCCCTCCTTCATGGATATATTTCATATGCTAAATTATGCTAATGAAcagtctctcacacacagacacccaaAAAACGACATAGCCATGCTGACCTGATCTTATTTTAATCTCAGTGATCCCTTCTATGGTTTGTCATTAAGTTATTGCCTAGCAGATGGGAAGCATGATACATTAATTAAGTTCCATATGCCACAGAAGTTGTGCATATTTTTTCATATTGATAGGCTAGTTGAAAAGTTGAGAGATTCATTTTAACATTGCAAAGAACTAATAAGATACTTAGCATATCCATCGGCTATTATGCCTCACTTTAAAGAATCTGACCATTTCTCATTATCAAGGTTAAAACCTTCAGGGTGTGTTAAGATACTGGCATCTACTCAACACTTTCTCACAGTATTTTGGCATCAGAAAGTGCTACAGTGCTAAGTATATTTATGGTAAAATTAGAGCAGTAAAACTTATTTTATTGTAGGCATCAGAATTGCATGGCATAGGGAGCAAAACCATCTTAAAGCCAGGGTCCTGTCAGACCTCTACTTGTGAATTAATAATTATCATGGgccaacaagtcaattctgactaagagcaaccctttccagagttttccaggtacagaatactcagaagtggtttaacattcccttatTGTGAGGGCATTACCACTAAATATATGAAAAATCCTTCCCATGTAAATAGTGTAGACGTATTGAGATGCTTTTGCAGTGCTTTAATGCAGTAGTGGTTTGTGGCAtcagcagaaagaataaaaacaacttAATGCAATGCTGAGTTAGAGCCACACAAAATGTGATATGAGAAAGCCACCCATGAcctcctctttcctctctccttgtGTGTATGTGctgttttcttattctctctctctctctcttcggtatgtttttcccccagaatACAAACATGGCAAACTGTGAATCTGATGGGTGCATTGTGCAAGAGGGTGATTAATTCTTTCCCTGTAGGCTGTATCTTTTTTTCAAatcccctttcctccattcttttatTACCCATAGGGTCAGGGATTTCCTTATTGTGAGAAAACAGCTGGGAGGATAGCTTAGAATGGAGAGGAGAGAAATAAGAATAACCTATGGGAGCAGGGGGAGGCAAGGAGTCAAGCATGcgtgggtgtgcatgtgtgcatacagatcccaacaactacagtggtgttCCAGTCATTTTTGCAGCTTTTTATAGCTTTTTATAACTAAACGCCCCATGCTCTTACACTTTTCATAACTAAGGACCATAGATATACCTGTCTGggctactgtactgtatatacatttcaTGTTATGATCCTAACTACCAGGGAGGGGACATATCTCTGTGTACTTCCCTCCCTCTCACCATCATCCCGTATGTTCCTTTGGATCTTTTGGTCGGTGGTCATTATGCCATTAAATGTTTGCAGTATACGCTGAGATTAGGTTTTGtgcataaaaagaaaataatactttCCACCTTCaaagagaaaaacatgaaagGATACAACACATAAGCTATGTTTATTTGAACCatttaaaatgcaagaaaaatcTATGGCATGCAGATTAATATGACATGGCAGTTAATCAGTATCTCTATAAGAAGAGATAGCTGAATTCTCCATTGATAGCGGCCTTCATTCAGATGTCCTTAGAATATGTAACTTTTCTAGAGATTATTAGTAATATTTTACTATCCTCTCGAAAACAGAATGTCATTCAGTGCCAGGCACACCACCAGGCAAAGCTTTATACTGCTGTCGTGTTCTGTTTCTCCTCCTGTAACTCCCACTTCTCTTTACAGTAAACACATTTTAAGGAGCATAtctctgatttcttgactgcagcaggccagcaggcaggcagagatTCTCTTGCATCTAAACCACTGCAAATCAGGTATCTGATGCCCCCTAGTGTTAAGACCAGGATCTCAGGGAGCTCTTTGGTGATACCAATGGGAAAAGTATTTTGATTCATGTACAGTAGTGGGGAAATAGAGAAGGTGGGCGATACGGAATTAAGCCCATGTTAAGCATGTATAGGGAgatatagggaaagttacagaaaattgaatgcagactttcaaagaatagcaaggagagacaagagggccttcttaaatgaacagtgcaaagatatagaggaaaataacagaaaagaaaaagccagagatctgttcaggaaaattggagatattagaggaacattttgtgcaaagatggacatgataaaggacaaaaatgggagggacctaacagaaacagatgacatcaagaagaggtggcgagaatacacagaggaattataccagaaagatttggatatcccggacaacccagatagtgtagttgctgaccttgagccagatatcctggagagtgaagtcaagtgggccttagaaagcctggctaacaacaaggccagtggaggtgatgacattccagtttaactatttaaaattttaaaagatgatgctgttaaggtgctacattcaatataccagcaagtttggaaaactcagcagtggccagaggactggaaaagatcagtctacatcctaattccaaagaagggcagtgccaaagaatgctccaactaccatacaattgcactcatttcacacgctagcaaggttatgctcaaaatccaccaaggtagacttcagcagtatgtggaccaagaactcccagaagtacaagctggattcggaaggcgcagaggaactagaaaccaaattgctaacatgcgctggattatggagaaagccagagagttccagaaaaatatc from the Pogona vitticeps strain Pit_001003342236 chromosome 3, PviZW2.1, whole genome shotgun sequence genome contains:
- the NALF1 gene encoding NALCN channel auxiliary factor 1, with amino-acid sequence MSSRPTGGAGSGVCFGPREPDKPFADSERAQKWRLSLASLLFFTVLLSDHLWLCVEATQVSAGPHREQEHAEPGMEDDEGAAAAAPSPSSSSSSSRSSPAAAAAATGQCFSLLGDAEAACHRLQPGGSGGSSSAAQADLYLPFCNSYTLRELFAGFSRPDTLNCSLDPGEGGGGDDDGRGAGDGDRRRRAEDWLRTCRRCVLAYQTYDQKARDRYREFELVLQKYLQAEEYSVKSGPEDCKTVYKAWLCSQLFEVTQSHCNHTIPCKQYCLEVQTRCPFILPDNDDVIYGGLSSFICTGLYDNYPTNAEPECCDVRWGLLSDNQSKGTIKTSDSMMCHRTSLTVSSASRLCNSRLKLCVLVLILLHTVLTVSAAQNSTELGFGGITNLEDNSTNEE